DNA from Prevotella melaninogenica:
TAGTTCTCAAACTTGTAGTCATAGCGGTCCAAGTGGTCAGGGGTGATATTGAGAAGGATGGCAATATTGGCACGGAAGTCATACATATTGTCCAACTGGAAGCTACTCAACTCAATGATATAATACTCATGTGGGTCTTCTGCCACCTGCAGTGCAAGACTGTTACCAATGTTACCAGCCAAACCAGCGTCGTAACCAGCATCTTTGAAGATATGATAGATGAGGCTCGTTGTTGTGGTCTTTCCATTACTTCCAGTAATACATATCATCTTAGAGTTGGTATATCGACCAGCAAATTCTATTTCACTAATGATATGTGTACCCTGTGCAATAAGTTTCTGAACAATAGGAGCTTCTTTAGGAATACCAGGGCTCTTGATGATTTCATCAGCATTGAGAATCTTCTCTTCTGTGTGTTGTCCCTCTTCCCATTCTATACCACGGTCATCAAGCATCTTCTTATACTTGTCCTTAATGGCTGACATGTCAGAAACAAAGACATCGAAGCCTTCTTTCTTTGCCAATACGGCTGCGCCGGCACCACTTTCACCTGCACCAAGTATTACTATTCTTTTCATATATCTTTCCTTTCCTTACTCTTGCTTATGTAATGTTTTTGTTTGCTGGCTGCTTACCTTTCTTCGAGTAAACGGTTACCCGCCTTTTGGGTAGTGGTCAGCTGTATGGTGTATCGTATGAACACCAATGGTGCGAACGCCCCGCACATATCGTGCTAAGGCTTCGCACGCCTCGTGTTTATCTTATCTTCAGTGTGATGATAGTCATTGCAGCGAGGATGATAGTCACGATGATGAAGCGTAGTGTTATCTTACTCTCATGCACTGCACTATGTGGTTTCTTCAAGAGATACTTACACTCTGGATCGAGTTGGCTATCTTGTGTACGGAAGTTGTCATGTATTGGTGTACGCTTAAAGATACGCTGTTTAACACCTTTACGCTTTCCTAACTTGTAGTACCAAACCTGTACGATGACACTTAAGCTCTCAACAAAGAATACGCCACAGAGAATCGGAAGCATCAACTCCTTGTGAATGATGATAGCACCTACTGCTATGATTCCTCCGATGGTAAGACTTCCCGTGTCACCCATGAACACTTGTGCAGGATAAGCATTGTACCAGAGGAAGCCTATCAATGCTCCAATGAATGCCATGAAGAACACAACTAATTCTTCCGAACCTGGAATGTACATGATGTTGAGGTAGGCTGCGTATTGTATATGGCTACTTACGTAGGCTAATATACCCAATACGACACCTATGATGGCGGAGTTTCCTGCGCACATACCATCCATTCCGTCGTTAAGGTTTGCACCGTTAGAAACGGCAGTGACGACAAAGATAGTCATAAGCACGAAGAGAATCCAGCCACCTGCAGTCTTGTACTTGCCTAAGAAACCTACAATCTCTGAGTAATCAAGATTATGTAGCTTAACAAATGGAATGGTCGTCTTCAATGTCTTTTCAGCTTTTGTTTCATGTTTGATGACGACTTCCTTACCATTTTGATTTGCAACCTCAAGGTTCATGTTAGCTTTGACGTCAGGAGAAGCCCAAAGTGTTAAGCCAACGATGAGTCCGATGGTTACTTGTCCGATAATCTTATATTTACCCTTCAGTCCTTCCTTGTCGTGCTTGAATATCTTAATGAAATCGTCCATACCACCGAGAAAGCCCAACCAAATGGTTGTGACTATCATCAGAAGCAGATAGATATTACGTAATCTACCTAACAAGACGACAGGAATCAAGAGTGCAACGATGATGATAATACCACCCATTGATGGTACACCAATCTTTTTGACACCAAATGGGTCAATCTGTGCATCTCGTTGTACCTCTGTAATCTGCTTCTTCTTGAGGTATTTAATGAAGCGTTCTCCGAACCATGCAGAGATAATCAGTGCTAATATCATTGCCAAAATAGAACGGAAACTGATGTAGCCCCAAAGGTGAGAACCACTGATACCGAACTGGTCAAGCCAACGGAAGATATAGTATAACATTTTATTTCTCTTTTATGTTGTTCTTACGATAGACGATAGGGTCTCTATTTTAGAATTACTTGATACCGAAGATTTCACGGATAACCTCGTGGTCATCGAAATGATGCTTTACACCATTTATCTCTTGGTAGTTCTCATGTCCCTTACCTGCAACAAGAATAACGTCACCTTTCTGTGCCATCATGGCTGCAGTGCGAATCGCTTCCTTACGATCAGTAATCGTGAGAACCTTCTTACGCTGTGTGGCATCAAGTCCTGCAAGCATATCATCGATAATAGCCTGTGGCTCTTCGTCGCGTGGATTGTCACTTGTGAGGATGACCGTGTCACTTTGTTTAACAGCCTCTTGCGCCATTAATGGACGTTTACCCTTGTCACGATGTCCACCTGCACCGCAGACAGTAATGACATGTCCGCCCTTACCATCAAGTACATCATGGATAGCAGAGAGGACATTCTCCAGTGCGTCTGGTGTATGTGCATAGTCAACAACAGCAGTGTAGCCTTCTGGTGATTGGATAGGCTCTAATCGTCCGTTAACACTCTTGAGTGTGCTCATTGCTATTAGGACATCCTCTGGCTTCTTGCCTAACATGATGGCAGCACCATATACTGCAAGCAGATTGCTCACATTGAACTTACCAATGAACTGTACGCCAACCTCTTTGCCGTCAACTTCAAGGTACATACCTTCAAAGTGGCATTCAAGAATCTTTGCACGGAAGTCTGCCATTCGTTTGATAGAATAGGTCTTGACTGTTGCCTTTGTGTTCTGAACCATAATCATACCGTTCTTGTCATCGGCATTGGTGATGGCAAAAGCGGTCTTAGGCAGTCCGTCGAAGAACATCTTCTTCGCATTGCGATAGTTCTCGAAAGTCTTATGGTAGTCGAGGTGGTCACGTGTAAGGTTGGTAAAGATGCCTCCTACAAACTCTAAACCACCTATACGATGCTGATGAATAGCATGGCTGGAACACTCCATGAAGGCATATTCGCAGCCTGCCTCAACCATCTTCGCAAGTAGACAGTTAAGTTCTATTGGGTCTGGAGTAGTGTGACTTGCAGGAACTTCCTCATCATTAATATAGTTACATACGGTAGAGAGTAAGCCTACCTTATGACCGAATTCACGGAACATTCTATATAACAAGGTGGCAATGGTTGTCTTACCGTTCGTTCCAGTTACACCAACCAACTTTAGTTTGCGTGATGGTTCTCCATAGAACATTGTGGCAACCTTTCCTGCTTCTTCTTCAGTTGATGCTACTTGAACGTATGTTACCTTTTCATTCAGTTCCTCAGGCATATCTTCAAGTAGGATTGCTACGGCTCCTAACTCAATAGCTTTGCTAATGAATTTATGTCCGTCTACCTGTGTTCCTTTCATTGCGATGAACAAATGGCCGTTCTTTATCTTACGACTATCAATGTTCACTCCTTTAATCTCAACGTCAATATTGCCTTGGCTGGCAATAACCTTAACGTTTTTGAGTAATTCGCTTAACTTCATATCTTTGTTCTTTTCTTGTTCTTTATGATTGTAATCGAAGTGTTCTGTCTTTGTGAAGTGAATGTTTATCCCATTCTTAATTCACATTTCATGCCCTTCTTAACCTTTTCGCCTGGTGCTACGCTTTGTTTAATAACACGACCTCTACCGGTAAGTATTACTTTAATACCATGTTTCTCCATCAGGTAAACAGCGTCACGAGCACCCATGCCATGGACGTCAGGGACTATGTTGGCTTTAGGTGTTTGCTCCTTTTGGAAGGTCAATGACTTTCCTTTTATGGTGGTTGTTCCCCATATAGGATTACCGAATGGGTAGGCACCGTTCCAACCATTCGTTATTTGGAAACCGAGAGAATTCAACACATAGTCTGTTGCAAGCAGGTTGCCTGTCTTTGCTGTAGGGATTGTTACAGATGAAGCATCGTGTGCATCAGTAACATTCAGCTTCAGACTTTGTGCCATAATGCCTTCTGCTATGTGGTGGAATACAACGCCACTCATACCACCTCCGGATGCTGGAAGACCTGTCTTCTGTATGCAGACAATACAACTGTAACGTGGTTTGTCGGCAGGGAAGAAACCTGCAAAGCTGAGGAGATAATTTGTTCCACCAGTTTTATAACCCAAGGCTCCCTTTGACATCTGGGCAGTACCAGTCTTACCTGCAACGAGGAATTTGTCAGAGCCAGCCTTCTTACCCAAACCTTCAGAGACAACTTCCGTCAGAATACGTGTAATATTCTTGATGGTACTTTCCTTTGCAATGCGCTCCTTTAATACCTTTGGCGGATTGTTATAGATGACCTCACCATTTTTTACAATCTGTTTTACAAATCGTGGCTGCATTAGCTTACCACCATTGGCGATCGCATTATAGAAGGCAAGAGTCGATATTGGTGGTATCTGTGTCTCGTAACCAATACTCATCCATGGCAGAGCAGTGGCACTCCAGTTGTCATACTGACCACGACTATTCTTATGTGGCATGCGGATTCGTGCTGGTGAATAGCCTACGATAGGGACATGGAAATCAGTTGCAAGTCCTAAGTCGTAGATACCTTGAACGAATTTCTCTGGGTTCTTGTGGTAGTGCATGTCAATGATACGACTGACACCGATGTTTGAACTGTATTTTAAAGTCCATGGCAGCGTCAGCGTTCCATATCCTCCACGTGTCCAGTTGTGGTCCTTCATGTCTCGTCCGTACATATTCCATACACCTGGTCCAGTCTGAACAGTGTACATAGTATCAACGAGTCCATCATCAAGGATGGTCATAATAGAGGCTGTCTTAAAGACAGAACCAGGCTCAAGCAAGTCACTTACGGCATGATTCTTAACCTCTCTATATTCGCCATCACTACATTTATCTAAGTTGACAATAGCCTTCACGTCACCAGTTGCGACTTCCATCACAATAGCAACACCAACGTTACCATTTACGTTAGGGTCTTTCAGCTCGTCCAACAAGGCACGCTCTGCTAAGTCTTGCATGCTGACGTCAATGGTAGTTATGATGTCGGCACCATCAATTGGTGGTGTATCAGTGATATCAAGGAACTTGTTACGAACCTTACGACGGTGGATGATACCATTTGTACCACGCAGAATAGAGTCGTATGAAAGCTCTAATCCACAGCGTGCAGTATCCTTTGCGCCGAACATATCACCTATCGTACGTTGAGCAAGTGACCCAAACGGACGACGACGTGCATTGAACTCATCCCAGTGGAATCCACTCTTATATTTAGAAAGGTGGAAAATAGGGAGGCTCTGTATCTCTTTAAATGTGTTATAGTCTATGCGCTCGTTCCATATTGCCCAATGCTTACTCTCTTTGTGGTAGCCTTCCATGAGGTACTTCTTGAAGTAGGCTGCTGATTTCTCAGGAAAGATGTTATTCAATCCCTTGCTGATATAGTTGATGCTATCGACGAACGCAGTGTCGTTTCCAGCTGCTTTGAGTGCGTTGAAGTCCATGTAAACCTTAAATTCTGGTAATGAACTTGCCATAAGTTGCCCATTACAGCTTAAGATATTACCTCTGGTAGGCTTTACTGTGACGCTGTCTTTCTTTTGAGAAGCAGCAACTTCCAGCCAGTAGGTTCTACCTGCAGTCATGGTGTAGATAGTCTTACCAATAACAGCTACAGCTACAAGCGACATGATGATCGCTATAACACTGTAGCGGGGCATTACTTTGCTATTATCAAACTTACTCATATCCTATTTCTCGGGTACATCTATAATATAAGGTGGACGGTCAGACATCTTTAGTACACTGTCCTTTCTCGTTTTCAATATCTCAAGTATATGGCTCTCACGTGTCTTCTCTGTGAGTTGACTACTACTTGAAAGCGCACGATACTTAGCGTCCTCCAACTCTTTTTGCAACTTATCAATCTCAATAAGGTACTTCTGCACACTGTATCGATTTGATATGTAAACGATAGTGAAAATCACAGCGGTGATAATCAACCAGATGTTATTACGTAGGAGTCGTGCAGAGAGGATGTCACCTCCAAGAATCTTTCTTAGTGTGAAGTTTGATGATTGTGGTTGCTCATCTTCGCGTGCTTGCTCCTCAATGGCAGCTTTAATCTTTTCTACTTCAACCTCTTCTTCTATTCTTTTTTCTTCCTCCTCCGTTAGTGGTGTTGCTACCTCGTTATTCGCAGTAGCTTCTTGTTGATCTTCTATAGTCTCTGCCTTTACGAGTGGCTCTGTGACGTTTATGCTCTCTTCAGTGAAAGCAGTCTGATCTTCTGTGAGAGGATGCTCCGTCAGCGTTGGACTCTTCTTGTCGTTCTCGTCATTCATTTGCTTTCTTTTCTGCTATTCTTAGTTTTGCACTTCGGCTTCGTGGGTTGCGTTCTTGTTCGTCGTTACTTGCAGTGATAACTTTGTTATTGACTAATCGGAATGGTGTTTCTGTTCGTCCGAAGAAGTCTTGTTTCACTTTACCCTCTATATTTCCTGACTTCATAATGTTCTTTACCATTCTGTCCTCTAAGGAGTGGTAGGTAATAACCGATAGTCTACCGCCAGGGCGAAGCAGTTCGGTTGCTGCCATAAGCATTTCCTTCAAGGCGTCCATCTCGTGGTTTACTTCGATGCGAAGGGCTTGAAACATTTTTGCCATGTCTTTCTTTTCGCGTGCCCACTGAAAGAAAGGTTCGATGGTTGTCAGTAAGTCGTTCGTTGTTTTATATGTTTTCTGTCCTCTTGCCTTGACAATGGCTGAGGCGATGCGGCGCGACTGCTTCAGTTCTCCGTAGAGATAGAGTATGTCTGCCAATCGTTCTTCATCGTAGTCGTTGAGAATGTCGGCAGCTGTTATTCCTGCTCGTTTGTTCATTCTCATATCAAGTGGAGCTTCGAAGCGGAATGAGAATCCGCGTGTCTCATCATCAAAGTGATGGCTGCTAACACCAAGGTCGGCAAGTAGTCCGTCTATGTATTCTACGCCATAATACTGCATCCAGTTCTTCAGGTATCTGAAGTTAGAACGAACAAAGGTGAAGCGGTCTACCTGTTCCTCGCTTAAGCCCATGTTGTCAATATTCTGCTCGGCATCGGCATCTTGGTCGAAGCTGTAAAGATGACTGCCCTCTGCTAAGCGAGAAAGAATCTCTCGGCTATGACCTCCGCCTCCGAAAGTTACATCCACGTAGACTCCGTTGGCATGTAGGTTCAAACCTTCAATGCTTTCGTTGAGGAGTACTGGGATATGATAACATTCTGCAGTCTTAATCATGCTGTTGATTCTTTTGTGGTTGACTAATCGTTGTTTTGTGAAGGGGTGTCAAGTGAGGCGGCTCCCTCCATGCCCATGGTTTCTTCCATGGCCTTGCTGAATTCTTCAGCCGACATGAATGGCTCGTTGTTCTCGCCGTTTGCCCAGATTTCAATGCTGTCGTCCATTCCTGTAAATCTAATCTGCTGGTCGATATTCGCCATTTTCAGATATCGTTTTGGAATGAGAAAACGACCGTTTCCGTCCAATGTAATCATCTCAACGTCTGTGACATACTGACGATAAATCATCTGGTCGCGACGGCTCCAGCGACTCAAACGCTTGCGGAGTGCATCCATTCGTTCGTTCCATACAGACTCGGGGTAGAGAACTAAGCATGGCTCGAAGATATCTTTGCGCAATACCAGCGATTCTTCGCCCGATGCGTTGAGCACCTTGCGGAAGACTGCAGGCAGGAAAGCTCTTCCTTTTGCGTCTGTTTTTGCTTCGATATTGCCTAAGAATCTCATGTCTATTTTTTATAAAGCTGTATTTGGCTTCAAAGTTACACATTTTTCCCCACATATCCCCACCATGCTCCACAATATTTTGTTAACGACCTCTATTTTTAGAATATTAACACTTTGAAGAGCGTTTCTTTCCTCTTGTCAATTGCGCTTTGTGGTGTACTTGATTTTTGCTATGTGTTAAGAGTGTTGAGTGAGTTGTATGACGGTTTGAAATATATTTACAGCCATAAGGGTTTAAAATGTTAATTTGGATATAAAAAGTACTATTCTGGATGTCTTTGTAAGTATCAGAGAGTCAAAGGGTTGTAAAATTGGTTTGCAAAAGGTACTTAATTGGACTTCAAAAGGGCGTTAGTAAGGGTCTTAAAGGGCACCTTTTGCAAGCTTATTGGGCGTCTTTAAGATGCTAAAAGAGCATATATTGAAATTGATGTTGTGAAATATTATTACAAAATACGTTTTTCAGTACGAGTTTTATAGTTCTCCTTTTGCTTTTATTTCCTTCTTTTTAAGTTGCCTTTCTTTCGGTCTTTTTGGCGTATCAAAGTAGGTTTTAGGAACTCATTACGTAAAGTGGAGGATGCTAAAAATAGTGGGGTAATATGGGGCATTTGGTTTTAAATGAAAGTAATCAACGCTGTTGTTGACATGATTTTTTTCTGTTTAAACATATATTTTTCGCAAAAAACGCAAGCTATTCCAAATGGTTTCGTTATTTTTGCATTTTGTTAGGAGAGATTTGAGTACATGGGTGCAGAAATAGAGAAGACGATAGACATAGACAAGATTCTAAGAGATAAGATGGGGGCGAAGGCTAAATTCGTTCCTTCTTTTGCCGTCAATTGGCTAAAAAGAATCCTTCATGAAGATGAGGTTAATCAGTTTCTATGGGATAGTCGTGGTATGTCAGGTACAGAATGGCTCACGGAATGTGTTAGATATCTTGACATGACACTGCAAATCGAAGGTTTAGAGAATCTTCCAGATAAGGATGATGGTAAGTTTTATACCTTTGTTTCAAATCATCCTCTTGGTGGTCAGGATGGTGTAGCATTGGGATCTATTATCGGTAAGCACTATGATGGCAGATTTCGCTATTTGGTTAATGACTTGTTACTTAATCTTCCGGGCTTAAAACCAGTAAGTATTGGCATCAACAAAACTGGAAAGCAGAGTCGTGATTTCCCTCGCATGGTTGAAGCTGGCTTTAAAAGTGATAATCATATCTTGATGTTCCCTGCTGGACTGAATAGTCGTAAGATTAATGGGAAGATTCATGACTTAGAGTGGAAGAAGACGTTTATCACCAAGAGTGTGGAGTATCAGCGTGATGTAGTCCCCATCTTCTTTGGCGGACGTAATTCTGATCGATTCTATCGTATAGCACATTTCAGTGATAAATACGTTAAGAAGGTGAATATAGCGATGCTATTCCTTGTTGATGAGATGTACAGAAACGTTGGTAAAACGTTCCGTGTTGCAATAGGAAAACCAATCCCTTGGCAGACGTTTGATAAGAGTCGCACATCGATGGAATGGGCGAAATTTGTTGAAGATATGGTTTATGAGCTCTAAAATTTAGCCTTATTAAATGACAGAATAAAGGGTTCAATCAAGCGATTAGATTTAGAGAAAGAAAAAGATAGATAGAATATATGGAAGAAGAAATCATCCAACCCATTAGCAAGGAGTTGCTCAAGAGCGAGTTGACTCCTGAACGGATGCTTCGTTCGACGAACAAAAGTCACAATGAAATTTATATTGTGACGGCTAAGACAGCTCCAAACGTAATGAAGGAGATTGGACGTCTGCGCGAAATTGCTTTCCGTTCGGCTGGGGGTGGTACGGGCAAATCGATGGATGTCGATGAGTTCGACACGATGGAGAATTGTTGTAGACAGTTGATTGTTTGGAATCCTGAAGCGGAAGAGATTATCGGTGGATATCGTTATATCTTTGGTAGCGAGTGGGAAATAGATAAAAACGGACAGCCAAAGGTCGCAACAAGTCACATGTTCCATTTCTCTGATAAGTTCATGAAGGAGTATGCTCCTTATACAGTTGAGCTTGGACGTTCTTTTGTTTCATTGGATTACCAGAACGTTCGTAAGAATTCTAAGAGCATCTTTGCGTTGGATAACCTTTGGGATGGACTTGGAGCGTTGACGGTGTTGTACCCTGAATGTAAGTATT
Protein-coding regions in this window:
- a CDS encoding phospho-N-acetylmuramoyl-pentapeptide-transferase; this translates as MLYYIFRWLDQFGISGSHLWGYISFRSILAMILALIISAWFGERFIKYLKKKQITEVQRDAQIDPFGVKKIGVPSMGGIIIIVALLIPVVLLGRLRNIYLLLMIVTTIWLGFLGGMDDFIKIFKHDKEGLKGKYKIIGQVTIGLIVGLTLWASPDVKANMNLEVANQNGKEVVIKHETKAEKTLKTTIPFVKLHNLDYSEIVGFLGKYKTAGGWILFVLMTIFVVTAVSNGANLNDGMDGMCAGNSAIIGVVLGILAYVSSHIQYAAYLNIMYIPGSEELVVFFMAFIGALIGFLWYNAYPAQVFMGDTGSLTIGGIIAVGAIIIHKELMLPILCGVFFVESLSVIVQVWYYKLGKRKGVKQRIFKRTPIHDNFRTQDSQLDPECKYLLKKPHSAVHESKITLRFIIVTIILAAMTIITLKIR
- a CDS encoding UDP-N-acetylmuramoyl-L-alanyl-D-glutamate--2,6-diaminopimelate ligase, which gives rise to MKLSELLKNVKVIASQGNIDVEIKGVNIDSRKIKNGHLFIAMKGTQVDGHKFISKAIELGAVAILLEDMPEELNEKVTYVQVASTEEEAGKVATMFYGEPSRKLKLVGVTGTNGKTTIATLLYRMFREFGHKVGLLSTVCNYINDEEVPASHTTPDPIELNCLLAKMVEAGCEYAFMECSSHAIHQHRIGGLEFVGGIFTNLTRDHLDYHKTFENYRNAKKMFFDGLPKTAFAITNADDKNGMIMVQNTKATVKTYSIKRMADFRAKILECHFEGMYLEVDGKEVGVQFIGKFNVSNLLAVYGAAIMLGKKPEDVLIAMSTLKSVNGRLEPIQSPEGYTAVVDYAHTPDALENVLSAIHDVLDGKGGHVITVCGAGGHRDKGKRPLMAQEAVKQSDTVILTSDNPRDEEPQAIIDDMLAGLDATQRKKVLTITDRKEAIRTAAMMAQKGDVILVAGKGHENYQEINGVKHHFDDHEVIREIFGIK
- a CDS encoding penicillin-binding protein translates to MSKFDNSKVMPRYSVIAIIMSLVAVAVIGKTIYTMTAGRTYWLEVAASQKKDSVTVKPTRGNILSCNGQLMASSLPEFKVYMDFNALKAAGNDTAFVDSINYISKGLNNIFPEKSAAYFKKYLMEGYHKESKHWAIWNERIDYNTFKEIQSLPIFHLSKYKSGFHWDEFNARRRPFGSLAQRTIGDMFGAKDTARCGLELSYDSILRGTNGIIHRRKVRNKFLDITDTPPIDGADIITTIDVSMQDLAERALLDELKDPNVNGNVGVAIVMEVATGDVKAIVNLDKCSDGEYREVKNHAVSDLLEPGSVFKTASIMTILDDGLVDTMYTVQTGPGVWNMYGRDMKDHNWTRGGYGTLTLPWTLKYSSNIGVSRIIDMHYHKNPEKFVQGIYDLGLATDFHVPIVGYSPARIRMPHKNSRGQYDNWSATALPWMSIGYETQIPPISTLAFYNAIANGGKLMQPRFVKQIVKNGEVIYNNPPKVLKERIAKESTIKNITRILTEVVSEGLGKKAGSDKFLVAGKTGTAQMSKGALGYKTGGTNYLLSFAGFFPADKPRYSCIVCIQKTGLPASGGGMSGVVFHHIAEGIMAQSLKLNVTDAHDASSVTIPTAKTGNLLATDYVLNSLGFQITNGWNGAYPFGNPIWGTTTIKGKSLTFQKEQTPKANIVPDVHGMGARDAVYLMEKHGIKVILTGRGRVIKQSVAPGEKVKKGMKCELRMG
- a CDS encoding FtsL-like putative cell division protein translates to MNDENDKKSPTLTEHPLTEDQTAFTEESINVTEPLVKAETIEDQQEATANNEVATPLTEEEEKRIEEEVEVEKIKAAIEEQAREDEQPQSSNFTLRKILGGDILSARLLRNNIWLIITAVIFTIVYISNRYSVQKYLIEIDKLQKELEDAKYRALSSSSQLTEKTRESHILEILKTRKDSVLKMSDRPPYIIDVPEK
- the rsmH gene encoding 16S rRNA (cytosine(1402)-N(4))-methyltransferase RsmH, coding for MIKTAECYHIPVLLNESIEGLNLHANGVYVDVTFGGGGHSREILSRLAEGSHLYSFDQDADAEQNIDNMGLSEEQVDRFTFVRSNFRYLKNWMQYYGVEYIDGLLADLGVSSHHFDDETRGFSFRFEAPLDMRMNKRAGITAADILNDYDEERLADILYLYGELKQSRRIASAIVKARGQKTYKTTNDLLTTIEPFFQWAREKKDMAKMFQALRIEVNHEMDALKEMLMAATELLRPGGRLSVITYHSLEDRMVKNIMKSGNIEGKVKQDFFGRTETPFRLVNNKVITASNDEQERNPRSRSAKLRIAEKKANE
- the mraZ gene encoding division/cell wall cluster transcriptional repressor MraZ, whose protein sequence is MRFLGNIEAKTDAKGRAFLPAVFRKVLNASGEESLVLRKDIFEPCLVLYPESVWNERMDALRKRLSRWSRRDQMIYRQYVTDVEMITLDGNGRFLIPKRYLKMANIDQQIRFTGMDDSIEIWANGENNEPFMSAEEFSKAMEETMGMEGAASLDTPSQNND
- a CDS encoding GNAT family N-acetyltransferase, translating into MEEEIIQPISKELLKSELTPERMLRSTNKSHNEIYIVTAKTAPNVMKEIGRLREIAFRSAGGGTGKSMDVDEFDTMENCCRQLIVWNPEAEEIIGGYRYIFGSEWEIDKNGQPKVATSHMFHFSDKFMKEYAPYTVELGRSFVSLDYQNVRKNSKSIFALDNLWDGLGALTVLYPECKYFFGKMTMYPSYIRRGRDMILYFLKKYFDDKDDLIIPIKPLKIDTPTTELDALFQGNGFKEDYRILNREIRELGYNIPPLVNAYMNLSPTMKLFGTAINYGFGDVEETGILIAVDEIFEEKRVRHIESFVDEHPEALKFTSGANNVIYKEKEQQ